In the genome of Ignavibacteriales bacterium, one region contains:
- a CDS encoding S46 family peptidase — MNNRNFTFLLFVFLIGICFQNFAQETNYNNFYLTLNPDTVKPQRFDMGKMWTFDFPPLEYFKEEYDFSPSKEWLDKVQKSALRYGNGCSASFVSGDGLIMTNHHCTRGDLPDVQKEGEDLLRDGFYAATSEEERQMPGLFVDQLILIEDVTDDIKSSMNAGANDDEKVELKRKRILEIETAGKEKNPDLYYKVVTLYNGGKYSLYGYKRYNDIRLVFVPDLRTAKLGGDYDNFTYPRYGLDCAFFRAYENGKPVKTENYFEWSDNGAVEDEPIFVVGNPGTTTRIHTIAQIQFARDIQTPMTVALFKDLYAIYEEMVMADNAENFEMVARLYSIGNGLKVYEGTYKGLLDPYLMARKVNFEKEFKEAVQSNIELNKKYGHIWNEISQSRNEASLHARELFSYSLSSFYSPVYFRIARDVIQFADQLKLDEDKRKPEFRGDALKETISKIFPEYIDESLQEKLFELQLNLFERNLGSENKFVKDFVGSNTGGNIIESIMNRSLLTSKEKVDELCKLTPDEILNSNDPFIKFRVSTRERLAEISKKEIEIQNREAINNQLLGEALYKVYGDVIPPDATFTLRIADGVMKSYDYNGTKAPLKTTFYGVLDHYYSYDKKFPFNLSPMWENLPEEFDLSTPLNFISTNDIIGGNSGSPVINRDAEIVGLAFDGNIESLSARYIYTTEANRTVSVHSSGMIEAIRDLYRATRLSDELLSGKMK; from the coding sequence ATGAATAACCGAAATTTTACCTTCCTGCTTTTCGTTTTTTTGATCGGTATTTGTTTTCAGAATTTTGCTCAGGAGACAAATTACAACAACTTTTATCTCACATTAAACCCTGATACTGTTAAACCTCAACGATTTGATATGGGAAAGATGTGGACATTCGATTTTCCTCCTCTGGAATATTTTAAAGAAGAATATGATTTCTCACCATCAAAAGAATGGTTAGACAAAGTTCAAAAGTCCGCACTGCGATATGGTAATGGTTGTTCCGCTTCATTTGTTTCCGGTGATGGATTGATAATGACAAATCATCACTGCACACGAGGTGATCTTCCGGATGTTCAAAAAGAGGGAGAAGATTTGTTACGTGATGGTTTTTACGCCGCTACTTCAGAAGAAGAAAGACAAATGCCCGGATTATTTGTTGACCAGTTAATCTTAATTGAAGATGTAACTGATGATATAAAATCATCAATGAACGCGGGAGCAAATGATGATGAAAAAGTTGAATTGAAAAGAAAACGTATCCTTGAAATTGAAACCGCCGGTAAAGAAAAAAATCCCGATCTGTATTACAAAGTGGTGACACTTTACAACGGCGGCAAGTATTCACTCTACGGTTACAAAAGATATAATGACATCAGATTAGTTTTCGTTCCTGACCTTCGAACAGCGAAACTTGGCGGTGATTACGACAACTTTACATATCCCCGTTACGGATTGGATTGCGCTTTCTTCCGTGCCTATGAAAACGGTAAACCTGTAAAAACCGAAAACTATTTTGAATGGAGTGATAATGGTGCAGTTGAAGATGAACCTATCTTCGTGGTTGGAAATCCCGGGACAACTACACGTATCCATACTATTGCACAGATTCAGTTTGCACGTGATATACAAACACCGATGACAGTCGCGTTATTTAAAGATCTTTATGCGATTTACGAGGAAATGGTCATGGCGGATAATGCGGAAAATTTTGAGATGGTTGCAAGGTTATATTCAATCGGTAATGGTTTGAAAGTTTATGAAGGCACATATAAGGGCTTGCTCGATCCATATCTTATGGCGAGGAAAGTAAATTTTGAGAAGGAGTTTAAAGAAGCTGTCCAAAGTAACATTGAACTGAACAAAAAATATGGACACATCTGGAATGAAATAAGTCAATCGAGAAATGAAGCATCATTACACGCCCGTGAATTATTTTCATACAGTCTCAGTTCATTTTATTCGCCTGTTTATTTCAGGATTGCCAGGGATGTAATTCAGTTTGCAGACCAGCTTAAACTCGATGAAGATAAAAGAAAACCCGAATTCAGAGGTGATGCATTAAAGGAAACAATCTCAAAAATATTTCCTGAATACATTGATGAATCTTTACAGGAAAAACTTTTTGAACTTCAATTGAATTTATTTGAAAGAAACCTTGGAAGTGAAAATAAATTTGTAAAGGATTTTGTTGGTAGTAATACCGGAGGAAATATTATCGAATCTATTATGAACCGTTCACTACTGACTTCAAAAGAAAAAGTTGATGAACTATGCAAACTAACACCGGATGAAATTTTAAATTCAAATGATCCATTCATAAAATTCAGAGTAAGCACCAGGGAAAGACTCGCGGAAATTTCCAAAAAGGAAATTGAAATCCAGAACAGAGAAGCAATTAATAACCAGCTTCTTGGTGAAGCATTATATAAAGTTTACGGTGATGTTATTCCTCCTGATGCAACATTCACTTTACGCATCGCTGATGGAGTAATGAAAAGTTATGATTACAACGGAACAAAAGCTCCGCTTAAAACAACATTTTACGGAGTGCTTGATCATTACTATTCTTATGACAAAAAATTTCCTTTTAACCTTTCACCAATGTGGGAAAATCTTCCCGAAGAATTTGACTTGAGCACACCGTTAAATTTTATTTCGACAAATGATATAATCGGCGGCAACTCAGGCAGCCCGGTAATTAATCGTGATGCGGAAATAGTTGGTCTTGCCTTCGATGGTAATATTGAAAGTTTGTCCGCGAGATATATTTATACAACAGAAGCAAACAGAACTGTAAGTGTTCATTCATCAGGAATGATAGAAGCGATAAGAGATCTCTATAGAGCAACAAGATTAAGTGATGAATTACTTTCCGGGAAAATGAAATAA
- a CDS encoding guanylate cyclase — translation MSEYPIRILAAIMFTDMVGYTAMMQENEGRAKHIRDKHRNVLEDAMMQHNGRILQYYGDGTLSIFGSVIEAVKCAIEIQKKLLIEPRIPVRIGIHAGDIVYDDDGVYGDAVNVTSRIETKGIGGSVLISERVYDEIRNHPGLDAVSLGKFELKNVKKPVEIFAIKAEELVVPSVNEVQKNNPLNKPSVAVLPFINMSADPENEYFSDGITEEILNALTKVEGLLVTSRTSSFAFKGKNEDIRDIGKHLNVTTVIEGSVRKSGERVRVTAQLINTNDGYHEWSETYDRHVKDIFEVQDEISRTIANKLRQKLAYTDVSHPLVKAATKNIEAYNLMLKARYYWNKWTPMDVKKAISIYEEAIELDKSFSPAYSGIASCYIYLGAIGFLKPTIAYPRAKEYALKAMELDDSRTENLISIALVQLFYDWDWEESKKSFDKAFNLGETNANLHYTYSLYLTAVGKTHEALTEMEIAYKLDPLSLPINGALVDAYFSNGRIEDAIEHSFKILELDPNFRTSLYSLGFLYLHKGDTENAFKYLHAAQEKTGDKRKGITPLGFAYAVTGQTEKALECIKLLKERESMEETSSLCMDFAIIYTGLKDYDKVFHYLEIAFNERLGGLIFLAVHPNWRMLHNDPRMESIMNRMGLSKFFS, via the coding sequence ATGTCTGAATACCCGATAAGAATTCTTGCGGCTATAATGTTCACAGATATGGTGGGCTACACTGCTATGATGCAGGAGAATGAGGGAAGGGCAAAACATATTCGCGATAAACACCGCAACGTCCTCGAAGACGCGATGATGCAGCACAACGGTCGCATTTTACAATACTATGGCGATGGTACTTTATCAATTTTCGGAAGTGTAATTGAAGCGGTTAAGTGTGCGATTGAAATTCAGAAGAAACTTCTCATAGAACCAAGAATTCCCGTACGCATAGGTATTCATGCCGGAGATATTGTGTATGATGATGACGGCGTGTATGGTGATGCAGTGAATGTCACCTCAAGAATTGAAACAAAAGGTATTGGTGGTTCCGTCTTAATTTCCGAAAGAGTTTATGATGAGATACGAAATCATCCGGGTCTCGACGCAGTTTCGCTCGGCAAGTTCGAATTAAAGAACGTTAAAAAACCAGTAGAAATATTTGCTATTAAAGCTGAAGAATTAGTTGTTCCGTCAGTGAATGAGGTGCAGAAGAATAATCCGCTTAATAAACCAAGTGTTGCCGTACTTCCATTTATTAACATGAGCGCCGATCCTGAAAATGAATATTTCAGCGATGGAATTACGGAAGAGATATTAAACGCGCTGACTAAAGTAGAAGGACTTCTTGTCACATCAAGAACTTCATCCTTCGCTTTCAAAGGAAAGAATGAAGATATACGGGATATTGGTAAACACCTCAATGTAACAACTGTGATAGAGGGCAGCGTAAGAAAATCTGGTGAACGTGTACGCGTTACTGCCCAGTTGATAAATACAAATGACGGTTATCACGAATGGTCAGAAACTTATGACAGGCATGTAAAAGATATCTTTGAAGTTCAGGATGAGATATCAAGAACCATCGCAAATAAACTCCGGCAAAAACTGGCATACACAGATGTTTCACATCCGCTGGTGAAAGCAGCCACAAAAAATATTGAAGCTTATAACCTCATGCTGAAAGCACGTTACTACTGGAATAAATGGACACCGATGGATGTAAAAAAAGCAATTTCAATTTATGAAGAAGCAATAGAACTTGATAAATCATTTTCTCCTGCATATTCAGGGATTGCGAGTTGTTATATATATCTTGGCGCTATCGGATTTCTTAAACCGACAATTGCATACCCAAGGGCAAAAGAATATGCACTTAAGGCAATGGAATTAGATGACTCACGCACAGAGAACTTGATAAGCATTGCACTCGTACAGTTATTTTATGATTGGGACTGGGAAGAATCAAAGAAATCTTTTGATAAAGCTTTCAATCTGGGAGAGACAAACGCAAACCTCCATTATACTTATTCTCTTTATCTTACTGCGGTCGGTAAAACACATGAAGCATTGACGGAAATGGAAATAGCTTATAAGCTTGATCCTTTATCATTGCCGATAAATGGTGCGTTAGTAGATGCGTACTTTTCAAACGGAAGAATTGAGGATGCGATTGAACATAGTTTTAAAATACTTGAACTCGATCCTAACTTTCGCACCTCGTTGTATTCGCTTGGGTTTTTATATCTTCACAAAGGCGATACTGAAAATGCATTTAAATATCTCCATGCTGCCCAGGAAAAAACGGGTGACAAGCGAAAAGGTATTACTCCATTAGGTTTTGCTTATGCAGTTACAGGTCAGACTGAAAAAGCTCTTGAGTGCATAAAATTACTTAAAGAACGGGAATCAATGGAAGAGACAAGTTCTCTTTGCATGGATTTTGCCATTATCTATACCGGACTTAAAGATTACGATAAAGTATTTCATTATCTTGAAATTGCTTTTAATGAACGGCTCGGCGGACTGATATTCCTCGCAGTGCATCCAAACTGGAGAATGCTGCACAATGATCCGAGAATGGAAAGTATCATGAACAGAATGGGTCTTTCAAAATTTTTTAGTTAA
- a CDS encoding SdiA-regulated domain-containing protein produces MKRLQIYTVPLIILCVSAFTLSTESILENYNLSSSPKSVHLTGSLTEISGIAFTPDNRLFAHQDESAVIYELNIGNGKINKWFNVGRFVLTDDFEDIAIINVTFYLVTSRGDLYRFYEQPDRGYSQYTKFSTGLKPEYDVEGLCYDPETHSLLLACKGSPDKKTEFKYVYSFDLNSKKLLTKPRFQLSLKEIKNKSGIKNFSPTGIERNPVSGTFFIISSNENAIIEISKDGRLLAFSKLDKSIHKQPEGISFSKDNSLFISDEGNKSEARLSKYSFTK; encoded by the coding sequence ATGAAGCGATTGCAAATTTACACTGTGCCTTTAATCATCTTGTGTGTTTCCGCATTCACCCTAAGCACTGAAAGTATTTTAGAAAATTATAATCTTTCATCATCTCCGAAATCTGTTCATCTCACCGGTTCACTTACAGAAATATCAGGAATTGCCTTTACACCGGATAACAGACTATTTGCGCACCAGGATGAATCGGCTGTAATTTATGAACTGAACATCGGTAATGGAAAAATTAATAAATGGTTTAATGTCGGCAGGTTTGTGCTGACAGATGATTTTGAAGATATAGCTATAATCAATGTGACATTTTACCTGGTTACCAGCAGAGGTGATCTTTACCGATTTTACGAACAGCCTGACAGAGGTTACTCACAGTACACAAAATTTTCGACGGGATTAAAACCTGAATATGATGTCGAAGGATTATGTTATGATCCTGAAACTCACAGCTTGTTACTTGCCTGCAAAGGCAGTCCTGATAAAAAAACTGAGTTTAAATATGTATACTCATTCGATCTTAATTCAAAAAAACTTTTGACAAAACCACGTTTTCAGCTTTCATTAAAAGAGATTAAAAATAAATCAGGTATTAAAAATTTTTCACCGACAGGAATTGAACGTAATCCTGTATCGGGAACATTTTTTATAATTTCATCAAATGAAAATGCAATCATTGAAATTTCAAAAGACGGCAGGTTACTTGCTTTTTCAAAACTTGATAAATCAATTCATAAACAGCCGGAAGGAATTTCATTCAGTAAGGATAATTCACTTTTCATTTCGGATGAAGGAAATAAATCTGAAGCAAGACTTTCAAAATATTCATTCACAAAATAA
- a CDS encoding metallophosphoesterase gives MSRAGKSKSKKFRVVLLVLIAYTVAIYFFAGSSLEGTYVYPGHAFNKGSDSDKDEVLSRILLIGDAGAPAETGEEPVLNALTMQASIIPEKTQIIFLGDNIYPRGLPDDGDPERADAERRLVQQIYVAEKSKAGGIFIPGNHDWDKDGEAGWGRILNQQKFIDGLNLPKIKFSPKAGCPGPEVFDINSKVRLIILDTQWWLHQYGKPEASDSVCYPCTEDEIIASLDSGIQSANGRFVVVAAHHPLETYGHHGGYFEWKDHIFPLRHINENLWIPLPVIGSLYPLLRNMGIANVDLSHKSYQNLKTKLEKVFTKYPSSLIYVTGHEHSLQVLNGISDNLYLVSGYGTSDHREGLMTGDKTLFAASYPGFMQLDFLKSGKIRLDVFSPTMSDGGPETRFSRWVRD, from the coding sequence ATGAGCAGGGCTGGAAAATCTAAATCCAAAAAATTTCGCGTCGTTCTTTTAGTCCTGATCGCTTATACCGTTGCAATTTATTTTTTTGCCGGAAGCAGTTTGGAAGGAACTTATGTTTATCCCGGACATGCGTTTAACAAAGGTTCCGACTCAGATAAAGATGAAGTGCTCTCAAGAATATTATTAATTGGTGATGCAGGCGCGCCTGCTGAAACAGGTGAAGAACCTGTATTGAATGCACTAACAATGCAGGCGTCTATAATCCCTGAAAAAACTCAGATTATTTTTTTGGGAGACAATATCTATCCGCGCGGACTTCCCGATGATGGTGATCCTGAGAGAGCTGATGCAGAAAGAAGATTGGTGCAGCAGATATATGTTGCCGAGAAAAGTAAAGCCGGAGGTATTTTCATTCCCGGAAATCATGATTGGGATAAAGATGGAGAAGCAGGCTGGGGAAGAATTCTGAATCAACAAAAATTTATTGATGGGTTGAATTTACCTAAGATTAAATTTTCTCCTAAAGCGGGATGTCCCGGACCTGAAGTATTTGATATTAACAGTAAAGTGCGATTGATAATACTTGATACACAATGGTGGCTGCATCAGTACGGCAAACCAGAAGCAAGCGACAGTGTGTGTTATCCATGTACCGAAGATGAAATCATTGCATCGTTAGATTCAGGTATTCAATCAGCGAACGGCAGATTTGTTGTTGTGGCTGCACATCATCCTCTTGAAACTTACGGTCATCACGGCGGATACTTTGAATGGAAGGATCACATTTTTCCTTTAAGACATATTAATGAAAACCTTTGGATTCCGCTTCCTGTCATAGGCTCTTTATATCCGCTTCTTCGGAACATGGGAATCGCAAATGTTGATCTTTCGCATAAAAGTTATCAGAATCTTAAAACAAAACTCGAAAAAGTTTTTACAAAGTATCCTTCATCATTAATTTATGTTACCGGTCATGAACATTCACTACAGGTATTAAATGGAATTTCCGATAATCTGTACCTTGTCAGCGGGTACGGAACTTCAGATCATCGCGAAGGTCTTATGACGGGTGATAAGACTTTATTCGCAGCATCTTACCCGGGATTTATGCAGCTTGATTTTCTAAAGAGCGGAAAGATCAGGCTGGATGTATTCAGTCCGACAATGTCTGACGGCGGTCCTGAAACAAGATTCAGCCGATGGGTGAGAGATTAA
- a CDS encoding BamA/TamA family outer membrane protein yields the protein MKKAEHISQIKSCVYKCVLIILLNFSFIFPQQNNSVQKIVVTPGAEYEAGFLHEFFFGSHWRDVWTTPLEVEVLDLDKFEGGIVPIKKGGGFQTKSLQFKTKDGFIWKFRSINKDPKKVLPEDLRNSLAGDVIQDQISSSNPFAALVVVPLLNAVGVLQAEPKLIVIPDDEKLGEFRNEFAGVLGMIELHPDENEFLDTVFAGAEKISGTFNLLDRLAEKRDEKVLSTDFLKARLMDIFIGDWDRHTDQWRWAKYAAGDGEVWKPIPRDRDQAFAKLDGVLPFVARTIVPQLNHFDYDIPPVKFITWSGRFLDRRFLSELTKTQWDSVTNFVIQHITDEVIDEAVNRLPAEHHQITGKEIKEKLIYRRSRLSEISEDFFERINEIVEIYCTEKDDYIQVNRLDDEQTEVAIFKRDKSSGKKEGQALYHKIFDNDLTSEIRLYLLDGDDYALLTGDVNTSPLVRIIGDEGKDTFADSSNVSGYFLAFTPVPDAENKTEIYDSGKKTDIVFGSGTYYNDDEQPSPVDDFEKYEPKKLDRGHDFYIIPVINYDSDNGFILGAGPLIYKYNFRVDPYEYRIKLLGSYTSIPNSYSVEFNSKFYSLIKGTRIDLRVYKSELSLTKYFGYGNESFFSKDLEGQGFYELDREQFQFSPSIGILLGSNSVFSAGFTYEYSNSKLKSDTLIYLFPYGEYGNGSIRSLTLHSQFQYDDRDNEDNPHSGFLINVSASITPDILDVKQNYYKAGFEIRKYFLLDFITENILALRTIGEKLWGEYPFYESVFLGGSENLRGYIRERFSGDAGLLGQLELRSFLTDVKLILKGKMGLSTFVEAGRVFTKNIKSEKWHPSFGGGLWVSYLDRMLNITLTLAKSDESLQFYFGTAFMF from the coding sequence ATGAAGAAAGCGGAACACATCTCTCAAATAAAATCATGTGTATATAAATGTGTTTTAATCATCCTTCTTAATTTCAGTTTTATATTTCCGCAGCAAAATAATTCTGTCCAGAAAATTGTAGTAACTCCGGGCGCTGAATATGAAGCCGGTTTTTTGCATGAGTTTTTTTTCGGAAGTCATTGGAGAGATGTATGGACGACTCCACTAGAAGTTGAGGTTCTTGATTTAGATAAATTTGAAGGCGGAATTGTACCAATCAAAAAGGGAGGCGGATTTCAAACAAAATCTTTACAGTTCAAAACTAAAGATGGATTCATCTGGAAGTTTCGTTCAATCAATAAAGACCCGAAAAAAGTTCTTCCCGAAGATCTGCGTAACTCACTAGCTGGTGATGTTATTCAGGATCAGATCAGTTCGTCAAATCCGTTTGCGGCATTAGTAGTCGTTCCATTGCTTAACGCTGTTGGAGTGCTTCAGGCAGAACCAAAGCTCATAGTCATTCCCGATGATGAAAAACTCGGTGAGTTCAGGAATGAATTTGCCGGTGTACTTGGCATGATTGAACTTCATCCTGATGAGAATGAATTTCTCGATACGGTTTTTGCCGGAGCTGAAAAAATATCCGGGACATTTAATCTTCTTGACAGACTCGCAGAAAAGAGAGATGAGAAAGTTCTTTCAACTGATTTTTTAAAAGCACGGTTGATGGATATTTTTATCGGCGATTGGGACAGGCACACTGATCAATGGAGATGGGCAAAATACGCAGCTGGTGATGGTGAAGTCTGGAAACCAATTCCACGTGACCGTGACCAGGCATTTGCAAAACTAGATGGTGTACTTCCTTTTGTTGCACGCACAATAGTTCCACAATTAAATCATTTTGATTATGATATTCCGCCGGTAAAGTTCATCACCTGGAGCGGAAGATTTCTTGACAGAAGATTTTTATCCGAACTTACTAAGACTCAATGGGATTCAGTTACAAATTTTGTAATCCAACACATCACAGATGAAGTTATAGATGAGGCTGTGAACAGGCTTCCAGCCGAACATCATCAAATTACCGGAAAGGAAATAAAAGAAAAACTTATCTACAGGAGAAGCCGGCTTTCAGAAATATCAGAAGATTTTTTCGAAAGGATTAATGAGATAGTTGAAATTTACTGCACTGAGAAAGATGACTACATTCAGGTGAACAGGCTGGATGATGAACAAACTGAAGTCGCGATATTCAAACGTGATAAGTCTTCAGGCAAAAAAGAAGGTCAGGCACTTTACCACAAAATCTTTGATAATGATCTCACGAGTGAAATAAGGCTGTATCTGCTTGATGGAGATGATTATGCTCTACTCACTGGTGACGTAAATACAAGTCCACTAGTAAGAATTATCGGCGATGAAGGAAAAGATACTTTTGCTGACAGTTCAAATGTAAGCGGATATTTTCTCGCTTTCACCCCTGTGCCTGATGCTGAAAATAAAACTGAAATTTATGACAGCGGAAAGAAAACTGACATCGTTTTCGGCAGCGGCACATATTATAACGATGATGAACAACCATCACCAGTAGATGATTTTGAAAAGTATGAACCAAAAAAATTGGACAGGGGACATGATTTTTATATTATTCCCGTAATCAATTATGACAGCGATAACGGTTTTATACTTGGTGCCGGTCCGCTGATCTATAAGTATAATTTCCGTGTTGACCCTTATGAGTACAGGATCAAATTACTCGGTTCATACACTTCAATACCAAACAGCTATAGTGTAGAATTTAATTCAAAGTTTTATTCCCTGATCAAAGGTACCCGGATAGATCTTCGTGTATATAAAAGTGAATTAAGTCTCACAAAATATTTCGGGTACGGAAATGAAAGTTTTTTCAGTAAAGATTTAGAGGGACAGGGATTTTATGAACTCGACCGTGAACAATTTCAATTTTCTCCTTCAATCGGAATACTGCTCGGATCAAACTCCGTATTCTCAGCCGGGTTTACATACGAATATTCAAACTCAAAATTAAAGAGCGATACACTTATTTATCTCTTCCCTTATGGCGAATATGGAAATGGAAGTATCAGATCACTAACACTGCATTCACAATTTCAGTATGATGACAGGGACAATGAAGATAACCCTCATTCGGGATTTTTAATCAATGTGTCCGCAAGTATTACTCCGGATATCCTGGATGTAAAACAGAATTATTACAAAGCGGGATTTGAAATAAGAAAATATTTTCTGTTAGATTTTATAACCGAAAACATCCTGGCATTAAGAACGATTGGTGAAAAATTGTGGGGCGAGTACCCGTTCTATGAATCTGTATTTCTTGGTGGAAGTGAGAACCTGCGTGGTTACATCAGGGAAAGGTTTTCAGGTGATGCGGGGCTGCTCGGGCAGTTGGAGTTAAGATCATTTTTAACCGACGTTAAGCTAATATTAAAAGGTAAAATGGGGTTAAGTACTTTTGTTGAAGCAGGAAGAGTTTTTACAAAGAATATTAAATCGGAGAAATGGCATCCTTCATTCGGCGGAGGATTATGGGTTTCTTATTTAGACAGAATGCTGAACATTACTTTAACTTTGGCGAAGTCTGATGAGAGTTTACAATTCTACTTTGGAACTGCTTTTATGTTTTGA
- a CDS encoding adenylate/guanylate cyclase domain-containing protein → MNTKFSASELNKLKTVLTVSIAGIIIGILFANIAFGFTFYRVVKGALIGFLITSISSWVELFYFQKKLIRLNFSAELLLRTIFYIVLITFTTLTVVVIHESLEDEMTLSDALLGSDVADFISTDFTYIFIFAIAGSLIINFTWQISRMLGKGVLTNVILGRYRRPAIEKKVFMFLDLKSSTMLAEKLDPYSYSRLLQEFFNDITDPVINHSGQIYQYVGDEVVLMWNADDGIKNNNCVNCFRSILSNISRKQEQYLNHFAFVPEFKAGIHIGDAVVTEVGELKKEIVYHGDVLNTASRIQSECNKLGVSLLISNDVAKALNNDESIQLKSEGKILLKGKEKEVELFSVQFTGGMI, encoded by the coding sequence ATGAATACAAAATTTTCTGCTTCGGAGTTAAATAAACTAAAGACAGTTTTAACAGTTTCAATTGCAGGAATCATCATAGGCATTCTGTTTGCGAACATCGCATTCGGGTTTACTTTTTACAGGGTTGTTAAGGGCGCGTTAATAGGTTTTCTTATAACTTCGATCAGTTCATGGGTTGAACTGTTTTACTTTCAGAAAAAATTGATAAGGTTAAATTTTTCTGCTGAACTTTTACTAAGAACAATTTTTTATATAGTCCTTATCACATTTACAACACTAACTGTTGTTGTGATTCATGAAAGTCTTGAAGATGAAATGACTTTAAGCGATGCTTTGTTGGGCAGCGATGTAGCTGATTTTATCAGCACTGATTTTACTTACATTTTTATTTTTGCAATCGCTGGAAGTCTTATCATTAATTTTACCTGGCAAATAAGCAGGATGCTGGGAAAAGGTGTTCTGACAAATGTTATTCTTGGCAGGTATAGACGTCCGGCGATAGAAAAAAAAGTCTTTATGTTTCTTGATCTTAAATCATCAACTATGCTTGCAGAAAAACTGGATCCTTACTCTTACAGCAGACTGCTTCAGGAATTCTTTAATGACATTACTGATCCTGTGATTAATCATTCCGGGCAGATTTACCAGTATGTTGGCGATGAAGTTGTGCTGATGTGGAACGCGGATGACGGAATTAAGAATAATAATTGCGTTAACTGCTTCCGCTCAATTTTGAGTAATATTTCCCGGAAGCAAGAACAGTATCTTAACCACTTCGCATTTGTTCCTGAGTTTAAAGCCGGGATTCATATCGGCGATGCTGTTGTTACTGAGGTTGGTGAACTTAAGAAAGAAATAGTTTATCACGGTGATGTGCTAAACACTGCTTCACGTATTCAATCAGAGTGCAACAAACTTGGAGTCTCATTACTAATTTCAAATGATGTGGCGAAAGCTCTTAATAACGACGAGAGTATTCAACTTAAATCAGAGGGAAAAATTCTGCTTAAGGGGAAGGAGAAAGAGGTTGAATTATTCTCTGTTCAGTTTACCGGGGGTATGATTTAA